In a genomic window of Phycodurus eques isolate BA_2022a chromosome 2, UOR_Pequ_1.1, whole genome shotgun sequence:
- the galns gene encoding N-acetylgalactosamine-6-sulfatase isoform X3 produces the protein MFTIAALLTGRLPVRNGFYTTNGHARNAYTPQEIVGGISRDEILLPQMLKKKGYVSKIVGKWHLGHRAQYLPLKNGFDEWFGAPNCHFGPYNNSGRPNIPVYNNSEMVGRYYEEFKIDRKTGESNLTQIYLEEGLDFIYRQSVAQQPFFLYWAADATHAPVYASRRFLGKSQRGRYGDAVMELDYSVGQILSQLRTLGIENSTFVFFTSDNGAALTSGANESGSNGPFLCGKETTYEGGMREPAIAWWPGHITAGTVNFQLSSIMDLYTTSLSLAGISPIDDRAMDGLDLTPVFLNSSHTLQNRPIFYYRGNELMAVRLGQYKAHYWTWTNSWEEFKKGVNFCPGQEIPGVTTHEQKEHTLQPLIFHLGRDPGEKFPISVSTKEYQDVLSRISPAVEHHKKTLVAGIPQLNMCDVAVMNWAPAGCEKLGKCLNVPMSSPWKCEWPH, from the exons ATGTTCACCAT AGCTGCACTTCTCACCGGGAGGCTACCTGTCCGAAATGGTTTCTACACCACTAATGGTCATGCCAGAAacg CATACACACCACAGGAGATTGTAGGAGGAATCTcccgggatgagatcctgttaCCTCAGATGCTGAAAAAGAAAGGCTACGTCAGCAAGATAGTTGGGAAATG GCATCTGGGCCACAGAGCGCAGTACCTGCCCCTGAAGAACGGCTTCGATGAATGGTTTGGTGCGCCCAACTGCCATTTCGGGCCCTACAACAACAGCGGGCGACCCAACATCCCTGTCTACAACAACTCGGAGATGGTCGGCAG ATACTATGAGGAGTTTAAGATTGACAGAAAGACGGGAGAGTCCAATCTCACACAGATTTACTTGGAG GAAGGTCTTGACTTCATATATCGACAGAGTGTGGCCCAACAGCCCTTCTTCCTGTACTGGGCCGCTGACGCCACTCATGCCCCAGTCTATGCTTCCAGACGCTTCCTCGGGAAGAGCCAGCGAGGCCG GTATGGTGATGCGGTGATGGAGCTGGACTACAGCGTTGGTCAGATCCTGTCACAGCTGAGAACTCTTGGTATTGAAAATAGCACCTTTGTTTTCTTCACCTCAGACAACGGAGCCGCTCTTACGTCTGGCGCAAATGAGA GTGGCAGTAATGGGCCATTTCTCTGTGGGAAGGAGACCACTTACGAAGGGGGGATGAGGGAGCCTGCCATTGCCTGGTGGCCCGGACATATCACAGCAGGCACG GTGAATTTCCAGCTGTCCAGTATAATGGACCTGTACACCACTAGTTTATCACTGGCAGGCATCAGCCCAATTGATGATCGAGCCATGGATGGACTGGACCTGACACCAGTTTTCCTGAACAgctcacacacactgcaaaacAG GCCAATCTTCTATTACCGTGGAAATGAACTGATGGCTGTCAGGCTTGGGCAATacaaggcccactactggacctGGACCAACTCGTGGGAGGAGTTCAAAAAG GGTGTAAACTTTTGTCCAGGTCAGGAGATCCCAGGTGTGACCACACATGAGCAAAAGGAGCACACACTGCAACCTCTCATTTTCCACCTGGGTCGGGATCCCGGGGAGAAGTTCCCCATCAG TGTTTCAACAAAGGAGTACCAGGATGTACTCAGCCGCATCTCGCCAGCTGTGGAGCACCATAAGAAGACGCTTGTTGCAGGCATCCCCCAGCTCAACATGTGTGACGTTGCAGTGATG AACTGGGCCCCAGCCGGCTGTGAGAAGTTAGGAAAGTGTCTCAATGTGCCCATGTCATCTCCATGGAAGTGCGAGTGGCCACACTGA
- the galns gene encoding N-acetylgalactosamine-6-sulfatase isoform X4: MVGRYYEEFKIDRKTGESNLTQIYLEEGLDFIYRQSVAQQPFFLYWAADATHAPVYASRRFLGKSQRGRYGDAVMELDYSVGQILSQLRTLGIENSTFVFFTSDNGAALTSGANESGSNGPFLCGKETTYEGGMREPAIAWWPGHITAGTVNFQLSSIMDLYTTSLSLAGISPIDDRAMDGLDLTPVFLNSSHTLQNRPIFYYRGNELMAVRLGQYKAHYWTWTNSWEEFKKGVNFCPGQEIPGVTTHEQKEHTLQPLIFHLGRDPGEKFPISVSTKEYQDVLSRISPAVEHHKKTLVAGIPQLNMCDVAVMNWAPAGCEKLGKCLNVPMSSPWKCEWPH; the protein is encoded by the exons ATGGTCGGCAG ATACTATGAGGAGTTTAAGATTGACAGAAAGACGGGAGAGTCCAATCTCACACAGATTTACTTGGAG GAAGGTCTTGACTTCATATATCGACAGAGTGTGGCCCAACAGCCCTTCTTCCTGTACTGGGCCGCTGACGCCACTCATGCCCCAGTCTATGCTTCCAGACGCTTCCTCGGGAAGAGCCAGCGAGGCCG GTATGGTGATGCGGTGATGGAGCTGGACTACAGCGTTGGTCAGATCCTGTCACAGCTGAGAACTCTTGGTATTGAAAATAGCACCTTTGTTTTCTTCACCTCAGACAACGGAGCCGCTCTTACGTCTGGCGCAAATGAGA GTGGCAGTAATGGGCCATTTCTCTGTGGGAAGGAGACCACTTACGAAGGGGGGATGAGGGAGCCTGCCATTGCCTGGTGGCCCGGACATATCACAGCAGGCACG GTGAATTTCCAGCTGTCCAGTATAATGGACCTGTACACCACTAGTTTATCACTGGCAGGCATCAGCCCAATTGATGATCGAGCCATGGATGGACTGGACCTGACACCAGTTTTCCTGAACAgctcacacacactgcaaaacAG GCCAATCTTCTATTACCGTGGAAATGAACTGATGGCTGTCAGGCTTGGGCAATacaaggcccactactggacctGGACCAACTCGTGGGAGGAGTTCAAAAAG GGTGTAAACTTTTGTCCAGGTCAGGAGATCCCAGGTGTGACCACACATGAGCAAAAGGAGCACACACTGCAACCTCTCATTTTCCACCTGGGTCGGGATCCCGGGGAGAAGTTCCCCATCAG TGTTTCAACAAAGGAGTACCAGGATGTACTCAGCCGCATCTCGCCAGCTGTGGAGCACCATAAGAAGACGCTTGTTGCAGGCATCCCCCAGCTCAACATGTGTGACGTTGCAGTGATG AACTGGGCCCCAGCCGGCTGTGAGAAGTTAGGAAAGTGTCTCAATGTGCCCATGTCATCTCCATGGAAGTGCGAGTGGCCACACTGA
- the galns gene encoding N-acetylgalactosamine-6-sulfatase isoform X2, with protein MGWGDLGVLGQPSRETPNLDAMAAQGMLLPNFYTANPLCSPSRAALLTGRLPVRNGFYTTNGHARNAYTPQEIVGGISRDEILLPQMLKKKGYVSKIVGKWHLGHRAQYLPLKNGFDEWFGAPNCHFGPYNNSGRPNIPVYNNSEMVGRYYEEFKIDRKTGESNLTQIYLEEGLDFIYRQSVAQQPFFLYWAADATHAPVYASRRFLGKSQRGRYGDAVMELDYSVGQILSQLRTLGIENSTFVFFTSDNGAALTSGANESGSNGPFLCGKETTYEGGMREPAIAWWPGHITAGTVNFQLSSIMDLYTTSLSLAGISPIDDRAMDGLDLTPVFLNSSHTLQNRPIFYYRGNELMAVRLGQYKAHYWTWTNSWEEFKKGVNFCPGQEIPGVTTHEQKEHTLQPLIFHLGRDPGEKFPISVSTKEYQDVLSRISPAVEHHKKTLVAGIPQLNMCDVAVMNWAPAGCEKLGKCLNVPMSSPWKCEWPH; from the exons ATGGGTTGGGGAGATTTAGGGGTTTTGGGCCAGCCCTCCAGAGAGACCCCTAATCTGGATGCTATGGCTGCACAGGGCATGCTTCTCCCAAACTTCTACACTGCCAACCCTTTATGTTCACCAT CCAGAGCTGCACTTCTCACCGGGAGGCTACCTGTCCGAAATGGTTTCTACACCACTAATGGTCATGCCAGAAacg CATACACACCACAGGAGATTGTAGGAGGAATCTcccgggatgagatcctgttaCCTCAGATGCTGAAAAAGAAAGGCTACGTCAGCAAGATAGTTGGGAAATG GCATCTGGGCCACAGAGCGCAGTACCTGCCCCTGAAGAACGGCTTCGATGAATGGTTTGGTGCGCCCAACTGCCATTTCGGGCCCTACAACAACAGCGGGCGACCCAACATCCCTGTCTACAACAACTCGGAGATGGTCGGCAG ATACTATGAGGAGTTTAAGATTGACAGAAAGACGGGAGAGTCCAATCTCACACAGATTTACTTGGAG GAAGGTCTTGACTTCATATATCGACAGAGTGTGGCCCAACAGCCCTTCTTCCTGTACTGGGCCGCTGACGCCACTCATGCCCCAGTCTATGCTTCCAGACGCTTCCTCGGGAAGAGCCAGCGAGGCCG GTATGGTGATGCGGTGATGGAGCTGGACTACAGCGTTGGTCAGATCCTGTCACAGCTGAGAACTCTTGGTATTGAAAATAGCACCTTTGTTTTCTTCACCTCAGACAACGGAGCCGCTCTTACGTCTGGCGCAAATGAGA GTGGCAGTAATGGGCCATTTCTCTGTGGGAAGGAGACCACTTACGAAGGGGGGATGAGGGAGCCTGCCATTGCCTGGTGGCCCGGACATATCACAGCAGGCACG GTGAATTTCCAGCTGTCCAGTATAATGGACCTGTACACCACTAGTTTATCACTGGCAGGCATCAGCCCAATTGATGATCGAGCCATGGATGGACTGGACCTGACACCAGTTTTCCTGAACAgctcacacacactgcaaaacAG GCCAATCTTCTATTACCGTGGAAATGAACTGATGGCTGTCAGGCTTGGGCAATacaaggcccactactggacctGGACCAACTCGTGGGAGGAGTTCAAAAAG GGTGTAAACTTTTGTCCAGGTCAGGAGATCCCAGGTGTGACCACACATGAGCAAAAGGAGCACACACTGCAACCTCTCATTTTCCACCTGGGTCGGGATCCCGGGGAGAAGTTCCCCATCAG TGTTTCAACAAAGGAGTACCAGGATGTACTCAGCCGCATCTCGCCAGCTGTGGAGCACCATAAGAAGACGCTTGTTGCAGGCATCCCCCAGCTCAACATGTGTGACGTTGCAGTGATG AACTGGGCCCCAGCCGGCTGTGAGAAGTTAGGAAAGTGTCTCAATGTGCCCATGTCATCTCCATGGAAGTGCGAGTGGCCACACTGA
- the galns gene encoding N-acetylgalactosamine-6-sulfatase isoform X1, which produces MSGPTLTFFCIIICASWTKKQAVASPPNVIIMLMDDMGWGDLGVLGQPSRETPNLDAMAAQGMLLPNFYTANPLCSPSRAALLTGRLPVRNGFYTTNGHARNAYTPQEIVGGISRDEILLPQMLKKKGYVSKIVGKWHLGHRAQYLPLKNGFDEWFGAPNCHFGPYNNSGRPNIPVYNNSEMVGRYYEEFKIDRKTGESNLTQIYLEEGLDFIYRQSVAQQPFFLYWAADATHAPVYASRRFLGKSQRGRYGDAVMELDYSVGQILSQLRTLGIENSTFVFFTSDNGAALTSGANESGSNGPFLCGKETTYEGGMREPAIAWWPGHITAGTVNFQLSSIMDLYTTSLSLAGISPIDDRAMDGLDLTPVFLNSSHTLQNRPIFYYRGNELMAVRLGQYKAHYWTWTNSWEEFKKGVNFCPGQEIPGVTTHEQKEHTLQPLIFHLGRDPGEKFPISVSTKEYQDVLSRISPAVEHHKKTLVAGIPQLNMCDVAVMNWAPAGCEKLGKCLNVPMSSPWKCEWPH; this is translated from the exons ATGTCTGGTCCAACTTTGACTTTCTTCTGTATCATAATATGCGCTTCCTGGACAAAAAAGCAAGCAGTTGCGTCTCCACCAAATGTTATCATTATGCTTATGGATGAC ATGGGTTGGGGAGATTTAGGGGTTTTGGGCCAGCCCTCCAGAGAGACCCCTAATCTGGATGCTATGGCTGCACAGGGCATGCTTCTCCCAAACTTCTACACTGCCAACCCTTTATGTTCACCAT CCAGAGCTGCACTTCTCACCGGGAGGCTACCTGTCCGAAATGGTTTCTACACCACTAATGGTCATGCCAGAAacg CATACACACCACAGGAGATTGTAGGAGGAATCTcccgggatgagatcctgttaCCTCAGATGCTGAAAAAGAAAGGCTACGTCAGCAAGATAGTTGGGAAATG GCATCTGGGCCACAGAGCGCAGTACCTGCCCCTGAAGAACGGCTTCGATGAATGGTTTGGTGCGCCCAACTGCCATTTCGGGCCCTACAACAACAGCGGGCGACCCAACATCCCTGTCTACAACAACTCGGAGATGGTCGGCAG ATACTATGAGGAGTTTAAGATTGACAGAAAGACGGGAGAGTCCAATCTCACACAGATTTACTTGGAG GAAGGTCTTGACTTCATATATCGACAGAGTGTGGCCCAACAGCCCTTCTTCCTGTACTGGGCCGCTGACGCCACTCATGCCCCAGTCTATGCTTCCAGACGCTTCCTCGGGAAGAGCCAGCGAGGCCG GTATGGTGATGCGGTGATGGAGCTGGACTACAGCGTTGGTCAGATCCTGTCACAGCTGAGAACTCTTGGTATTGAAAATAGCACCTTTGTTTTCTTCACCTCAGACAACGGAGCCGCTCTTACGTCTGGCGCAAATGAGA GTGGCAGTAATGGGCCATTTCTCTGTGGGAAGGAGACCACTTACGAAGGGGGGATGAGGGAGCCTGCCATTGCCTGGTGGCCCGGACATATCACAGCAGGCACG GTGAATTTCCAGCTGTCCAGTATAATGGACCTGTACACCACTAGTTTATCACTGGCAGGCATCAGCCCAATTGATGATCGAGCCATGGATGGACTGGACCTGACACCAGTTTTCCTGAACAgctcacacacactgcaaaacAG GCCAATCTTCTATTACCGTGGAAATGAACTGATGGCTGTCAGGCTTGGGCAATacaaggcccactactggacctGGACCAACTCGTGGGAGGAGTTCAAAAAG GGTGTAAACTTTTGTCCAGGTCAGGAGATCCCAGGTGTGACCACACATGAGCAAAAGGAGCACACACTGCAACCTCTCATTTTCCACCTGGGTCGGGATCCCGGGGAGAAGTTCCCCATCAG TGTTTCAACAAAGGAGTACCAGGATGTACTCAGCCGCATCTCGCCAGCTGTGGAGCACCATAAGAAGACGCTTGTTGCAGGCATCCCCCAGCTCAACATGTGTGACGTTGCAGTGATG AACTGGGCCCCAGCCGGCTGTGAGAAGTTAGGAAAGTGTCTCAATGTGCCCATGTCATCTCCATGGAAGTGCGAGTGGCCACACTGA